In Candidatus Vicinibacter proximus, the genomic stretch CCTTTAGAAATTTGTCAGGGGGAGAATCTCGATTATCAGGTGAGTCCTGTAAGCGGAGCCGCATGGCAACAATGGACATTGGATGGCGTTGCGCTGGGAACCGGTTCTACGAAAAAAATATTTTGGGACATTGCCGGAACTTTTGAGTTGTGTGTAAAAGCCATCAATGCATGTGATGAAGGTGATCCCACCTGCGTAAAAGTAAAAGTAAATCCCAAAAAAGATACCTTACTTAACCAGTCTGTTTGTGACGGGGATTCCCTTACCATAAACGGCATCACCTATGCAAAAGCCGGACTATACGATATTTTGTTATCCTCTAAATCAGGATGTGACAGCACTGTCCATCTGGCATTGAAAGTGAACCCAATACAAGAACATCATGCAGATTTTTCGATATGCGAAGGAGACACCTTAAAGCTGAATGGAAAATCTTATTGGGCAGCCGGAATATTCACGGATCTCCTGACAAATATTTATGGTTGTGACAGTTTGCTACACGTAAATGTAAAATTGATTCAATGCAATATTCAGGGAGAACTCTTTGCAAAAAATGTACTCTGTCATGGTGGTAATAACGGTGGTTTGGATTTCTTAATCGCCCGGGGCACTCCTCCATTTACTTTTAATTACCATAAAATTTCCGATCCCACTATCAACGGTATGGGCTTCATCCAGAACATTGGAGACAGCATCCACCTTAACAATTTATCCGCCGGAGATTACATCATTACGGTCACCGATAACTATGGCAATCAAAGGGTTTTCTTTGGAAATGTAAATGAACCTGAAGTTGTTCAAATAGAAACTGCATGGTCAAATTACCAAGGATTTCAGATATCCTGTAATGGAAATTCAACAGGCTGGTTAGAAGCTAAAGGAATTGGGGGAAACAGCCCATATAACTTCCTTTGGAGCACTAAAGACACTACTGCCAAAATTACCAATTTAAAAGCAGGCAACTATCAGCTTACGATTACAGATCGCAATGGTTGTATCCAAATTGCAAATTATGAATTAAAGGAACCACCACCTTTAAATCTAACCACCAGTTTCCAAAACCCAAGCTGTGAAGATAGTTTCAGTGGAAAAATAGAAATTACGCAATTGAGTGGAGGTACTGAACCCTACAAAAAGTACCTTGATGGTGGAAATGCAACGGACAAAAATGTTTATACAGGCCTGGATGGAGGAAAACATTTTCTAATTGTCGAAGATGCCAACAATTGCAGGGACTCCATGGAAATCAACCTGCATAATCCCGAGCACAACAACATCCAGTCAAAATCAGAATTCACCATTGAGTTGGGAGATTCTGTCCAACTTTTTGTAAATCGAGATCACGAACCATCAAGGTGGAATTGGTCTCCTGACGAATACCTTTCGTGTAAGGATTGTCCGGATCCCTTTGCCAAACCCATTAACGACATTAATTATCAATTGAAGACTGTGTCTGTGGATGGATGTGAGGACAGTCTTACCATTAGAATAAAAGTATTAAAAAATAGAAATGTGTTCGCCCCAAATGTTTTCAGTCCAAATGATGATCAGATAAATGATTGGTTCAAGCTATTTGGTTCGGGGCAAATCAAGATGGTAGACTATCTTAAAATTTTTGATCGATGGGGAGGGATGGTTTTCCAAAATAAGCATTTCGATTTTTACCAGGAATCACAATGGTGGAATGGCAAGGTCAATGAGCAGGCTGTTTTACCTGGTGTCTATGTGTGGATCGCAGAGGTGGAATTTCTAGATGGGGAGCATCTGATTTTGAGCGGAGATCTCTCCCTTGTTAAATAATTTACCTTCCTAAGTAAACCAACAAAACAGAAATATCTGCCGGAGAAACGCCACTGATTCTGCTTGCCTGACCAATGGTGACAGGTTTGATTTTGCTTAGTTTGGTTTTTGCTTCATTGGAAAGCGCGCTGATTCCATGATAATCATATTCGGGATTTATTTTGAGTGACTCAAGCCTGGACATTTTATCAACCATTTCCTGTTCTTTCCTGATATAACCTTCGTACTTCAAATTGATCTGGATACTTTCCAACGATTCTTCATCCATTCCCGAAGTCGCCTCTTTCAATATGGCATGATGAGATATGAGATCTATTAAGGTTACATTTGGGCGTGTCAACAACAAACCTAATTTTGATTTTTGCTCGATTTTTGCAGATCCTATACTTTCCAAATAAGGATTTATTTCTTCCGGAAGTGCACTTAATTCTTGCAACAATTTGTTCACCCTCACAAAAAAATCAGTTTTCTCTGCGAGCCTAATCATTCTCTCTTCTAAATTCTGCATCCCTTTCTGAGCAGCAATTGGGGTCAAGCGTTGATCTGCATTATCCTGTCGGAGCAAGATTCTGTATTCTGCCCGTGAAGTAAACATCCTGTAAGGTTCTTCCGTACCCTTGTTGACCAAATCATCGATTAACACACCGATGTAAGCCTCTGATCGTTTAAGGATGAGGGGTTCACTTTCCTTTACGCGCAATGCTGCATTCATTCCTGCCATGAATCCCTGACACGCTGCTTCTTCATAACCGGTGGTACCGTTTATTTGACCGGCAAAAAATAAATTGCTTATCACATGGGTCTCCAAACTTAAGCCAAGTTGCGTAGGAGGGAAATAATCGTATTCAATAGCATATCCGGGTCTGAACATCCTTACATTCTCTAAACCCGGAATTTTTGTCAAGGCTTTATATTGTACCTCTTCGGGTAGGGAAGAAGAAAATCCGTTTAAATAAATTTCATGCGTCTCCCATCCTTCCGGTTCTACAAACAACTGATGTCTGTCCCGTTCTGCAAAACGATCTATCTTATCTTCTATAGACGGACAATACCTGGGACCAAGACCTTTTATCCTTCCCGCAAACATAGGACTCTGGTCAAATCCTGTCCTGAGAATATCGTGGACTTCCTGATTGGTATAAGTGATGTGACAACATAGTTGTTTTTCCGGAGTAGGCGTGTCGGTATAGGAAAACTTACCCGGAATTTGATCGCCTTCCTGAACTTCCATCTTACTGTAATCCAAAGACCTTCCGTCCAATCTGGGTGGTGTACCTGTTTTCATGCGGCCTGCTTCAAAACCTAATGCAACCAATTGTTCTGTAATCCCCTTGGCCGGACTCTCTCCTGCACGTCCGCCACCAAATTGTTTTTCGCCAATATGGATGATTCCATTGAGAAATGTCCCATTGGTCAGTACCACACAAGTAGACTCAATCTCCAACCCCATGCCGGTAATGACTCCTTTGACCCTTTTGTCTTTAATCAAAAGTCCTGCGACCATATCCTGCCAAAAATCTACCAAAGGATGATCTTCCAGCATTTGCCGCCATTTCTTGGCAAACAACATGCGGTCACTTTGTGCTCTGGGGCTCCACATCGCCGGCCCTTTCGACCTGTTCAACATTCTGAATTGAACCATGGTATGATCTGTCACAATGCCACTGTATCCACCCATAGCATCAATCTCTCGTACGATTTGGCCTTTGGCCACACCACCCATGGCAGGATTGCAGGACATTTGTGCTATGGTCTGCATATTCATCGTTACCAACAAAACTTTACATCCCATATTGGCTGCAGCTGCTGCTGCCTCACAACCAGCATGACCGGCACCGACCACAATCACATCGTACTTAGGAAACATAGACATAAGTGGTGCAAAGTTATAGAAATGTAATCGAACGGATTACTTTAGCACTACTTCTAGGACAAAATGCCTGATTTAGGGGGAATGATCTACATTTGTTTTTGATTTATATTGGCCAATTGTTATTGAATACCGTATTTAAAATTTAACCTGACTTGAACTCCTCCAAGATAAATTCCTACCAGACCCAAAAGCTGTTACTTGCGGTTTCCTTCGCTTTATTGGTAATAAAATTGACTGCATACTACCTTACGGGCTCTGTCGCAGTGTTGACAGACGCATTGGAAAGCATCGTAAACGTGATCGCTGCAATGATCGGCTTGTATAGTTTAAGCTTATCCGCCTTGCCAAAGGATGCAAACCACCCTTATGGCCATGGCAAAGTGGAATTTCTCTCCGCAGGAATAGAAGGCAGTCTGATTATCCTTGCAGGCTTGTGGATCATTTATGAATGTGTACACAGAATATTTCATTTTACCCCCTTACAACACCTGGACAACGGGATGATCCTATTGGGGATTTCTGCCGTCATTAATTTGGCAGTTGGACAATACAGTGTCAAAAATGGGAAAAAAAATAATTCATTGGCCCTTATTTCCAGTGGCACACATTTAAAAACTGATGCACTCACCACTTTTGGTTTGATTTTAGGACTTGCCATGGTATGGGTAACTGAATGGCAATTTTTAGATTCGTTAGTGGCGATAGTTTTTGCATTGGTGATCATATATTCAGGATTCAGAATTGTACGCAGCGCACTTTCCGGAATTATGGATGAGGCAGACGAACAACTTATCAATCAAATCCTGCAAGTACTTAAAGATCATCGGACAGAAAACTGGCTGGACATCCATAACCTTCGAGTCGTTAATTACGCCGGATTTTTCCATATTGACGGACACATCACGGTGCCCAGATATTTTACGGTGGACGAAGCACATACCGAATTGGATCGAATCACCGCAGTTCTGGCAGCGCATTTTGAGGAACGGGTAGAATTTTCTATCCATACAGATGGTTGCATTCCTGTCCAATGTAGTTTATGCAACAAACAATCTTGTCAGGTCAGATCAGAGCCTTTTATCCGTACATTGGATTGGAATTATGAATTGGTCATCCAAAATAAGAAACATCGACTTCCCCTGGAATAACCTACGCCCAATAGGGTGCTAAAAATCTACATAATTTAACGGATTCACCGGATTGCCCATGTACCATAATTCAAAATGCAAATGCGGCCCTTCCGTTAGGGTACCGGTATTACCAATTATAGCTATCGCTTCCCCTGCTTTAACATGCGTACCCGTTTTTTTCAGCAAGGCTGAATTGTGTTTATAGACAGAGATCAGATTGTTGGAGTGTTGGATAGAAATGGTGTGTCCATTTTCCAGGGTCCAGTCGGATTGGATTACAGAACCGCTCAAAACCGCCCGGATAGGTGTATTCTCCGGCGCAATAATATCAATCCCGAAATGATCTTTTTCCGGTTTGTAGTTGGCGCCCATTGTTCCTCGCAAAGGTGGAAGAAAGCGCATCTCCGATAAATCCACATTAGTTACAGGCTGGGATCTAACACTTCGCAGAGGACTGGATTGAGATCGGATTACTGTGGATTTGTTGTCTTCATACGCCACCCTGAGAAGAGAATCTTCCTTTACTCTAGGTATAGGCACTGCAGCCTCCTGTTTTATACTGACATCTTTAGTGACATCTGAACTGGTCTGAGGGTTACCGGTCAACACCCTTTGGATGCTGTTGATGTACACTTCCCTGGCTGAAATTTCCTGCTCCAGAGCTTCGATTTTCTTCTCCAAATAAATGTATTCCGCCGTAGAGCGTACATTGCCGTAGCCGGGGATAAAAGTCTTTAAAGGCGTTGCAATGAGCAACATGAGCAATAGAAATCCTACCGCAAAAACTACTGTACTCAACAACAGATAAACATTCAGGAGGGTAAGCTTATAGCTGGCCACCTCTTCGAAAGTGTCTTCCTCCCGCAGAATAAACAGAAACCTCTTGGCTAAGTGAGCCTTTACCTGTTGTTTGGTCTTTTTATAGTCAAAAGCCATTTATTAAGCTTTTTTAAAATAAATTTGCGCGAATTATAGTTATATACCGTCTAATTGAGGAAGATCTACCATTAATGAAATTTATCCACAAATACCTTTTCTACAGTTTTCTACTGGTTTTAGCCTTAAGCGCCTGCGTCAGCCGGAAGAAAAAAGGAGAAACTTCAGCTTTGGGAAGATTCTACCACAACACCACGGCCAAATATAACGGTTACTTCAATGCTAACGAAATATTACAAAACAGTATTTCAAATCTTGAACGCGCTCACAAAGATAATTACTCCGAGATATTGCCTATTTTTCCTTACAATGCAGTTGCCAACGCAGACCCTGAAAAAGCGAATCTGGATAAAGCCATTCAAAAAGTTTCTGTAGACATCAGCTTACACCGTCCCAGTCACTGGATGGATGATTGCTACTTAATTCTAGCCAAAGCGCAATACCTCAAAAAAGATTTTGAAACAGCAGAAAATTCTTTCAAGTTTATACTGGATGAATTCAAACCTGCCAACCTCATAAAAAACAACAAACGACTCAGAGAAAAATCGGTAAAGGAAAAGACCAAAGAAAAAGAAAAAGTCAAAGAAGAAAAAAAACAAACCGCAGAAGAAAAAAAGAAGCTGGCAAAAAAAACAGCAAAGGAAAAAGCAAAGGCCAAAGAAAGGGCTAAGAAAAATGCGAAAAAGAAAAAAGGATCTTCCTCTAAGTCCGCTCCAAAAAAATCTGTAGAAAAAACAAAGGAGCCTAGTAATGGGGAAATAAAAACCAATCCATCCGGACCTGAAGTTTATGTGCCGGTCGTTGCACCAAAAAAAACCAAAACACCTAATGTTACCAATGTAGGCTCAAAGTTAGTTCCGCACAGACCCGCATTTTGGGAAGCAAGCATCTGGTCTGCTAAAAATCTTACCGAAAGGGGTAAATATTATGAAGCAAGGGATATTCTCAAATCCCTTCTTGAGGATCCCAATACGCCGGAAAAACTTAAAGGAGATTTATACGCAACCTACGCGCATATTTATCTTCGGGAAAAAAATTATGACAATGCAATCGTTGCATTAAAAAGTGCTGTAGAGGGCACCAAAAATAAAAAGAAAAGAGCGCGGTATGCATACATACTTGCTCAACTCTATCAAAAACAAAATCGCCCGGCAAGTTCTGATGAATATTATACCCAGGTTGTTAAATTAAAACCTTCTTATGATTTGAGTTTTCATGCTAAAATGAACATGCTCATCAATAAAGGCATCAGTGGGGAAGAACCTGCCCAGGTGGAAAAAGATCTGAGCAAATTGCTGAAGGATCCGAAAAATGCTGAATACGCTCCTGAACTATATTTTGCATTGGCACAAATAGCCATTAAAGATAATCGCAAGGAAGAAGGAATACATTACCTCGAATTATGTGTCTGGGATAAAACTCCGGAGAATAATCAAAAAGCATCGGCCTACCATATGCTTGCGGATTTGTTTTTTGAAGATCAGAAATATCAAAAATCAAAATACTACTTTGACAGTACGTTAATGTCCCTGTCAAAAAATGATGAGCGCAGGAATTATGTTACCAAAATGGTATCCAACCTAAAAGACATTGCAGAACAATTGGAAATTATTGCGCTTCAAGACAGCCTGATCAAAATTTCAAAATTAAGCGTTAAAGAAAAACGTGCCTTGGCCATCCAAATCAAAAACAGAGATAAGGCCAAATTAGTACAACCGGAAATAGACAGGCAGGCCATGGGAATGGATCGTCTTCAAATGGGATCCAACAGTCCTTTTGACCGCAGCATGGTGCAGAATCAAGATAACCTGCCAAGTGTTGGGGGAGATAAATCTTCTGGTGGTAAACCAAGTGGTTTTTTTGCTTACGATCAGAAAAATATGAATCGTGGTAAAAGTGGTTATGAACAAATTTGGGGTAACCGGATTTTAGAAGACAACTGGAGAAGATCCAACAAAACTTCATTCACTTTTCAGGAAGAAAAAACAGCGGACCAAAAAGAAAATGAAACAGACAATCTGGAAGAAGATCTTGCCGCTATCCTGAAGGGAATTCCAAGCAACGATAAAGAAATTCTTGAGGCCCACCTGAAGATTCAGGACGCCATGTTTTATTTAGGTGTTTACTACAGAGAAAAAATCGAACAATACCAAAAATCCAAGGAATCGCACATTGCTTTACTGGATCGTTATCCGGATTATGAGCGCAGGGCAGATGCTTTATATTACTTATATCTCAATTGCCTTGACCTGAATGATCAAGGTTGTGCCGCCAGTTACAGTGATCAGCTGAAAGACCGTTTTCCGGATTCCAAATATGCAAAAGTCATCAATGACCCGGAATATGCAAAATCACTGGTCGTAAAACAAGATGAAGTAACGGTGGCTTATACCAAAGCTTATGAACTGTACAGTGCAAAAAATTTCACTTTGGCGAATGAAGTTTTGCAAGCAACAAAAACAAAAGCCGTGAACAATCACCCACTGCAGGCCAAAATTGCCATGCTAAGTGCAATGTGCTCTGCACAGACAGGTGGCAAAGAAATGTACATGAATGCGCTGAGAGACCTTGTGGCGAATTTTCCTGGCACTCCGGAAGAAAGTAAGGCTAAAGAAATTTTACGCTTTCTTAAAGGCGATAATGAAGCCTTTACCGAAATCACCACACAGCAGATTGAAGAATTTCAATTCAAACTCGAGGACGATAAAAACCATTATGCCATCGTGGTGTTTTTTGATCCTCCGGAAAAACAATTGGACAAAGCAAAAATTGCCATCTCCGATTATCATGCAAAATATCACCGCACCGAAAACTTAAAAATGTCCAGTGTGGTTCTGGACATCGATAAAAACATCTCGATCATTCTCATCCGTAAATTTGATGACCGAAACAGAGCCATGAAATATTATGAAGGCGTACAACGCAACATCAGCGAATACATTCCAGGATTTCAGAATTATGAGACCTATCCACTTACACCAAACAATTATCGAAAAATTCTCGAACTAAAATCAGTAAAAGAATACCAGGCTTTCTTTAAAGCAAATTACTTCAAATAGTTTTGATATTATTCTAACTAAAACTGGATTGATAACAACCATGACTTAAAAATGGAATTGTTTGAAAAACTTCATGAACCTAAAGAGAATTTATTGCCTTTTGACGGAACGGTCCACAACCTGGGCATTTTATTCAATGAAGAGGAAAGTCAACACTATTTCAATCGTCTGTTGAATGAAGTCGACTGGAAACACGATGAAGCCATTATTTTTGGTAAACACATCCTCACCAAAAGAAAAGTGGCGTGGTATGGTGATAAAAATTTCAGCTACACATATTCAAAAATCACTAAGTCCGCATTATTGTGGAACGAAACTTTGCTGGAATTAAAAAATCTGGTAGAAAAAAATTCAGGCGAGACTTTTAATTCCTGTTTGCTCAATTTATACCATGATGGGAACGAAGGAGTTTCCTGGCACAGTGATGACGAGACTGCCTTAAAAAAAAATGGAGCCATTGCCTCCCTGAGTCTAGGTGCTTCCAGAAAATTTTCATTCAGACACAAACAGACTAAAGAAGAAGTACATTGCATCCTTCATCCCGGAAGCCTGCTGGTCATGAAAAATAATACCCAGACGTACTGGCTGCACGCCCTTCCTAAAACTAAAAAATGTACACAAGCCAGAATCAGCTTGACCTTCAGAACCATTGTAGACATTTAATTGAGTTATTGGAAAAATCCAATCCGGATTAATAATTTTTCCACCTCCTGATCTCATCCATCCCATGCATCCCAAAAATCATGGTTCAGACAGTTGGGCTAAAAATCATCGTAACTTTTTAGGCATTGGAAATATCAATATGATTTCCTCTTTATAAATGTAGTGATTAGAACCATTTACAATTTTAAAAATTCTTTGATCTCAGCACCTTTGGAGGTAGTTACCTTGACAAAATACGCTCCCGGAAGAAGCCCTGCAACATTTATTTTCTGAACTCCATTTTTAATATAGCCTGACGCTATGATGTTTCCTTGAATATTTAAGATTTCATAATTACCCTCCCTGTCTATTGAATTAAATTTTACCTCCACAAACTCGCTCGCAGGATTTGGGCTTAACATGAGTTCAGCACTTTTCTTGTTCTGAAATGCAACTACATTGCTTTCTATCAATTCAGTTTCATTCAAATAAACAACTTTATAATAAATCAAATCTGACTTGTTTACTTCTACATCCTCAAACCAAAATTCATTTTTATTTTCATCAATTACTGGGTGATGGATTGCTGACCAATTACCATCATATTTCAATAATTTCATCAGACCCTTGTTAAAATCGCCATTTATCTTCCAATGCAATTTGCACACACCGCCATGCTCAATTTCTGATTCCAATTTAATTTCCTGTATGGACAATACTGAACTCAACACCAATCCTGCATCCAGATCTGACAATACATCACCTTCGAAGAGCTGCACCACATCGGTAGTACCGTAGCCATGACTGTGATTCACATCACTGTTTACATCTTGGGCTACAAATCCATTCATACTCGTATACCCATAAAATGGAGGTGCTTCAAATTTTAGATAATATGAACCGGTATGTGCACGCAGATTAAAATGTCCTTCTTCATCACTATATACCTCATCCACCATTACATCTTGCTCATTGTATAATTTCACCTTGACCTCAGGTATGCCCCCTTCTCCGGCATCCTGAATTCCATCCCTATCTACGTCCAGCCAAATAAAATTACCCACAGTCGATTTCTTCAAGATCCCCAAATCCAGATCGTCTCTTTGAGCATTTGATTTTACCTCAAAATCAACGGTCCTAAATTGACTACCTACCTTGTCAAAATCTGAATCAAGCAAGCTATCAATACCGGATCTATATGCAGTAATGGAAACGGAATCCGGAAAGCCTACACTCAAATAATGCATTCCTTCCGGAGCATGATCAAATCTATAATAACCTGGATTACCCAGTGAATCCAACTTACTGATAGTACTTCTAATTAACCTGCCTGTACTGGCCTCAATCAAATCTATAGCAATTCCGTTAACTCCTATCTCATTGCCTTGCTGGATTCCATCACCATTACTGTCCTCCCATACATAATCCCCAATCATACCATAAGGTCTTATCATTCCGGCATCTACAACAGTGATCATTTTTCCGGGAAATACACTAAAATATAATTCACCCATTTGATTTACATCGCTGTCCAGATCTTCATCAACTCCCTGATCTTGGGGACTAAAACTAAAATTCTTGTCTTCGTTCACAAATTTAATCTGATAGTCTCCCGGAGCAAATTGAAGAAATTCATATTGACCAATTGTATCTGTCATCACACTGTCCAAAAGGTTGTTCTGATCATCATACAAAAACACTTTGACCCTTTCTATTTCCGTCTCACCGGAATTGCGAATTCCGTTTTTATCAAAATCTTCCCAAACAATTCCCTCGATTTTTCTACAGTTGTATAATTCAAAGAATGCAGGACGCTCACTAAGAGCATGACATTTAGCCGTTGATTTTAAATATTGCAATACTTCATTTAAGTGGGTACCCAAAGTAAGAAAGCTGGTTGCATCAAAATAATCCGGACTCAGCGGATCATTTTGATAGACCAACTCATAAACATAAAATCTTCCGGATCTCATTATGTCAGTATAAAGACTGTCACTTGTCTTCAAAATTTCTTGTCCGGAATCTGATATTAAAATAAACTTTCTGCTAAAGCCTGGAGGTAGAAACTCAATACCATTCAAGGCATATCTGACGCGAACCGGATTTCCTGTGTAACACGGAGAAGACATAGATAAATCATATAAATCAGGAGCTTTTGCCAAACACTCTTCATAAATTCCTGCATCAATTTTTGCCTGCCCTCCTCCCGGCAAACTCAACAATTCACTCCAACCGGAAGAATCAACATCACTGTCAACATCCGGCATATTCCCACTTCCCTTTTTTGAAAAAACATATCCTGCCATTGGCGACAAAAATATCCTGTACTCCAATGCAGGCGTTTTCTTTTCAAAAAAATAATGTCCGTTAAAATCTGTCTTTATCGAATCAATTATTTTTCTTGATTTATCTGTGAGGTAAATCAAATAATCCTTAAATCCTTGTTCTCCCAAATCCTGAATGCCATTTTTATTGGCATCCCGCCAAACCAAACCACGCATGCCGATACATTCATCCACGACAAAAGATACGCCTTTTGCAGAAATAGAAGCACATTTTTGCTCCCGCAAAATCAAATTCCCTAGATCCACTAAAGTGGTAGTTCCCGGAATCAGTATAGTCAGATCTAAAAAATTAAACCCATCTTGCTTTTCTTCAAAACACAAAATATAAATACTGTACACACCCGGCTTATCAATCTTGAATTCAGGACTGTCGGAAATTTCTGAAATTTTTTGTGTTACACCTGTAACCAATAAATATTTCACAACATAGTCGACCGGATACTGATGCGTGCCAATGGTCGTTGCACGGATGCTCTGAACTCCTCCTGAATAACATTCAAATTCCATTGGCAAGGTTTTTAAACTTGCTAAAGAAATATTGCAATTCAAAAACAATCCTGCATCTACATGCATATTATTTCCCATCGCGGGTGTAAATATATCTGTCTCTCCGGTTTTATTTACATCGGAGTCGGTTTGCTCAAAACCGGAAGCATCTTTCAGAGTATAACTATAATCCTGTAAATATTTGAATGCAACACTATACTTATGGGTAGGATTCAATTTTACAAATGCATATTTACCCATAGAATCTGTTCTCACAGAATCTATTGCAATTCCAAATTCATCCTTTAAACAAACCAATACATCCGGAATACTTCTGTCCTTCTGATCCTGAATACCATCTTGCCCGTAATCATACCAT encodes the following:
- a CDS encoding T9SS type A sorting domain-containing protein, whose amino-acid sequence is MLSKCLNFGHKLLLCSVFTTVLTSLFLPLTAQNPGLPKACPVKNGHQTTTGSIVLRPQVVESNPFTGQVGFSQASNVAYNDQEYCQLILKSGELSSSLWFRDFNLNLPEGSKIYGIAIEFEGNVTGGKLNLVQLQLTDRNGKNYGENKAAILPALQWNATRPNADSLWKHGGVNDVWNLKPSLQDVNSSNFGFKLQVKNVGNTEVKLNLDRVRLVIYYQAMPAMCMKDCSFFYVDPVKNATQYHWKIPTGAEVISNEVNQSFIGLNIGRLPYGIHEVCVQTESAAGLSELCCLSFLNSDCSTASVGDRVWRDDNANGIQDPNEPGISSTQVLLYDGQTKKYIRSVLTDISGYFKFDSLVSGYYYLKFITPGNLISTSSFKGNNSSLDSDLENVFGTGSTPMFFLAPGQRKTDVDAGFFQYSSIGDFVWEDVDADGIQDAHERGISGIKFYLLNTSGVLLDSVVSDLNGRYSFSKVLPGDYYIRVYSSDPYAVTQFRAGNNAAKDNDFLGNFTSEIFSVGFQQMRSDVDLGLTKSSSVCGKIWYDRNQDGQRDVKETLVKDALIYLLDSVSQILDSTRSADNGNYCLNISQSSGKYRLRIFLSDEFILSKKDSGPDSTDNDFNLDHFTDYFTLAQGQSTKLDAGFLIDCKDQAPELIFIQSSPECLDQEPIQILFAPASTPPLNPGFEKTYFLVRASDGVIVSINSFPFFQVDQPGNYYCRSMIYDGTKGSFNYFDVNTIQVGITYVLRLINDLDSLQLCYNISAASTVVTIRECSSISGRAWYDYGQDGIQDQKDRSIPDVLVCLKDEFGIAIDSVRTDSMGKYAFVKLNPTHKYSVAFKYLQDYSYTLKDASGFEQTDSDVNKTGETDIFTPAMGNNMHVDAGLFLNCNISLASLKTLPMEFECYSGGVQSIRATTIGTHQYPVDYVVKYLLVTGVTQKISEISDSPEFKIDKPGVYSIYILCFEEKQDGFNFLDLTILIPGTTTLVDLGNLILREQKCASISAKGVSFVVDECIGMRGLVWRDANKNGIQDLGEQGFKDYLIYLTDKSRKIIDSIKTDFNGHYFFEKKTPALEYRIFLSPMAGYVFSKKGSGNMPDVDSDVDSSGWSELLSLPGGGQAKIDAGIYEECLAKAPDLYDLSMSSPCYTGNPVRVRYALNGIEFLPPGFSRKFILISDSGQEILKTSDSLYTDIMRSGRFYVYELVYQNDPLSPDYFDATSFLTLGTHLNEVLQYLKSTAKCHALSERPAFFELYNCRKIEGIVWEDFDKNGIRNSGETEIERVKVFLYDDQNNLLDSVMTDTIGQYEFLQFAPGDYQIKFVNEDKNFSFSPQDQGVDEDLDSDVNQMGELYFSVFPGKMITVVDAGMIRPYGMIGDYVWEDSNGDGIQQGNEIGVNGIAIDLIEASTGRLIRSTISKLDSLGNPGYYRFDHAPEGMHYLSVGFPDSVSITAYRSGIDSLLDSDFDKVGSQFRTVDFEVKSNAQRDDLDLGILKKSTVGNFIWLDVDRDGIQDAGEGGIPEVKVKLYNEQDVMVDEVYSDEEGHFNLRAHTGSYYLKFEAPPFYGYTSMNGFVAQDVNSDVNHSHGYGTTDVVQLFEGDVLSDLDAGLVLSSVLSIQEIKLESEIEHGGVCKLHWKINGDFNKGLMKLLKYDGNWSAIHHPVIDENKNEFWFEDVEVNKSDLIYYKVVYLNETELIESNVVAFQNKKSAELMLSPNPASEFVEVKFNSIDREGNYEILNIQGNIIASGYIKNGVQKINVAGLLPGAYFVKVTTSKGAEIKEFLKL